A DNA window from Kitasatospora atroaurantiaca contains the following coding sequences:
- a CDS encoding collagenase has protein sequence MSNPRTARRVLLAAALAASLTLPAVQTAQALTRPAAAGSSTTAPAEPLPTAYDDVDRVGDVVAKAGSAAPAPGGGSLGSSLVPGMLPDRVGRPAPTAAELAASASGSATTAAGVPCTVDGMTGLSPAQLTAFLTDPAVTVDGCLKSFLWTWDARYATTMDDAHVQAVANRIVQLAATDDGTGSAHLYELWTFLHATVYFDFNHSEIDVTDAPTLAAIQQAITAYSGSAHAFDGTEAAGATVREMTITAGSTGLRQNNLGLVKQILAKFGPGTAVADSWAWGTAGLAALNINYLGIYNGDAPFTAAVAADAAYRAAFRSFAGFAHLKGTKNAWMARDAMGEYGRFGQIASLKSGIVAELGDLLNTTKATFGAFSDPWVKIVGWANFYGVCAQYNVCTDQIEAQLFPNTYKYDNGAVEVHTALDKATVDQMYYASKQVKTQYFRVLGTDVPLAGDTNSTLHIHLYASRADYEVYHPLLTGMGTNNGGIYIERGATFYTYQRRVPQDSTLTLEELFRHEYTHYLNGRWAVPGYFGDDRWYAGDMTTAMDEGTAEFFDGSTRDQGILVRKSLVRKLAQDEAAGIPRLTVNQLIHATYNDTPAFHFYNYAGTFFEFLWLKHPSLIREMYGYQRADDPAGFNAWRNRVGADTGLQAEYNAFLDAQIKIVDTLYVPTTGFTANGNLQYAYASEVQAAFTKAAYMTPNCKDNGDWDNKPMRFVCTGRITANLADSASADQVFKDMSATVDYFILQRTKGVANNLDDMNCYFGKVDVWPSGQAGTADFTCEGPLRR, from the coding sequence GTGTCAAACCCCCGTACCGCGCGCCGAGTTCTGCTCGCCGCCGCACTGGCCGCCTCCCTCACGCTGCCGGCCGTCCAGACCGCGCAGGCCCTCACCCGCCCGGCCGCGGCCGGCAGCTCGACCACCGCGCCGGCCGAGCCCCTGCCCACCGCGTACGACGACGTGGACCGCGTCGGTGACGTCGTCGCCAAGGCCGGCAGCGCGGCGCCCGCCCCCGGCGGTGGCTCGCTCGGCAGCTCGCTGGTCCCCGGCATGCTGCCCGACCGGGTCGGCCGGCCCGCGCCGACGGCCGCCGAACTGGCCGCGTCCGCCTCCGGATCGGCCACCACCGCCGCAGGCGTGCCCTGCACCGTCGACGGTATGACCGGGCTCAGCCCCGCCCAGCTGACGGCCTTCCTGACCGACCCCGCCGTGACCGTGGACGGCTGCCTGAAGAGCTTCCTGTGGACCTGGGACGCCCGGTACGCCACCACCATGGACGACGCCCACGTCCAGGCCGTCGCCAACAGGATCGTGCAGCTGGCCGCGACCGACGACGGCACCGGCTCGGCCCACCTCTACGAGCTGTGGACCTTCCTGCACGCCACGGTGTACTTCGACTTCAACCACTCCGAGATCGACGTCACCGACGCCCCCACCCTGGCCGCGATCCAGCAGGCCATCACCGCCTACTCGGGCAGCGCGCACGCCTTCGACGGCACCGAGGCGGCCGGCGCGACCGTCCGGGAGATGACGATCACCGCCGGCAGCACCGGCCTGCGCCAGAACAACCTCGGCCTGGTCAAGCAGATCCTCGCCAAGTTCGGCCCGGGCACCGCCGTCGCCGACAGCTGGGCCTGGGGCACCGCCGGCCTCGCCGCGCTGAACATCAACTACCTCGGCATCTACAACGGGGACGCGCCCTTCACCGCAGCGGTCGCCGCCGACGCCGCCTACCGCGCGGCCTTCCGCTCCTTCGCCGGCTTCGCCCACCTCAAGGGCACCAAGAACGCCTGGATGGCCCGCGACGCGATGGGCGAGTACGGCCGCTTCGGCCAGATAGCCTCGCTCAAATCCGGCATCGTCGCCGAGCTCGGCGACCTGCTGAACACCACCAAGGCCACCTTCGGCGCCTTCTCCGACCCGTGGGTGAAGATCGTCGGCTGGGCCAACTTCTACGGCGTCTGCGCCCAGTACAACGTCTGCACCGACCAGATCGAGGCGCAGCTCTTCCCGAACACCTACAAGTACGACAACGGCGCCGTCGAGGTGCACACCGCCCTCGACAAGGCCACCGTCGACCAGATGTACTACGCCAGCAAGCAGGTCAAGACGCAGTACTTCCGGGTGCTCGGCACCGACGTCCCGCTGGCCGGCGACACCAACTCCACGCTGCACATCCACCTGTACGCCTCGCGCGCCGACTACGAGGTCTACCACCCGCTGCTCACCGGGATGGGCACCAACAACGGCGGCATCTACATCGAGCGCGGCGCCACCTTCTACACCTACCAGCGCCGGGTGCCGCAGGACTCCACCCTGACGCTGGAGGAGCTGTTCCGGCACGAGTACACCCACTACCTCAACGGCCGCTGGGCAGTGCCGGGCTACTTCGGTGACGACCGCTGGTACGCGGGCGACATGACCACCGCGATGGACGAGGGGACGGCGGAGTTCTTCGACGGCTCGACCCGGGACCAGGGCATCCTGGTCCGCAAGTCGCTGGTCAGGAAGCTGGCCCAGGACGAGGCGGCCGGCATCCCGCGCCTGACGGTCAACCAGCTGATCCACGCGACGTACAACGACACCCCGGCCTTCCACTTCTACAACTATGCCGGGACGTTCTTCGAGTTCCTCTGGCTCAAGCACCCCTCGCTGATCCGCGAGATGTACGGCTACCAGCGCGCCGACGACCCGGCCGGCTTCAACGCCTGGCGGAACCGGGTCGGCGCGGACACCGGCCTGCAGGCCGAGTACAACGCCTTTCTGGATGCCCAGATCAAGATCGTGGACACCCTGTACGTCCCGACTACCGGCTTCACCGCCAACGGCAACCTGCAGTACGCCTACGCGTCCGAGGTGCAGGCCGCCTTCACCAAGGCCGCCTACATGACGCCGAACTGCAAGGACAACGGCGACTGGGACAACAAGCCGATGCGCTTCGTCTGCACCGGCAGGATCACCGCCAACCTCGCCGACTCCGCCAGTGCGGACCAGGTGTTCAAGGACATGTCGGCCACGGTGGACTACTTCATCCTGCAGCGGACGAAGGGCGTCGCCAACAACCTGGACGACATGAACTGCTACTTCGGCAAGGTCGACGTCTGGCCGAGCGGCCAGGCCGGCACCGCCGACTTCACCTGCGAGGGCCCGCTCCGCCGCTGA
- a CDS encoding glycoside hydrolase family 36 protein, with protein MTETPIGWDGSARPSGRTETTRELDVPGLRARATAIGARDLTVTVTPQDVPGVVLVEVAAVRPDDRLPERLRVEWRLPCTGATAYWTPDTGARWLPPSWLAPRVASLPKGAPVGSLVGTGDRALCTFAVGEPVLPVSIGEGVVEETGEFSWWVEHEGPSLRLLLDLSQRHFADAVRGCAAWWATLLPPVAVPPAAFEPVFCTWYALHLAMTAVDVERLAALAAPLGFGTVIVDDGWQTDETSRSYATTGDWQPAPAAFPDFAGHVARVRALGLNYLLWHAVPFAGDRSAAVAELAGHSLAHLPQLETYVLDPRSATVRSHQVERLSAAVEKYGVDGLKVDFIDTFARTAATAVTAAASPEADCATVAEGVQKLLAELDHRLRAARPEVLIEHRQDYVGPGLRPYATMVRATDCPHNTAENRARTADLRLTAGPLAVHADPLTWHPSERPEQIAVLLLSVLFATPQVSVDLGAQRHEQLAALRFWLSVMREHTDLLQCGEFRPHRPELAYPLIEARHGRSLAFGRYAPVPVPVGGDWDVLLLGNADADTLVRLAFDRPPGPLAVLVQDCLGRTVAEAAPTVDGRELALHVPLGGLLTLRR; from the coding sequence GTGACCGAGACCCCGATCGGCTGGGACGGCAGCGCCCGCCCCTCCGGCCGTACCGAGACCACCCGGGAGCTGGACGTACCGGGCCTGCGGGCCCGCGCCACAGCCATCGGGGCACGCGACCTGACCGTCACGGTCACGCCGCAGGACGTGCCGGGCGTGGTGCTGGTGGAGGTGGCCGCCGTCCGGCCGGACGACCGACTGCCCGAACGGCTGAGGGTCGAGTGGCGGCTGCCGTGCACCGGGGCGACCGCCTACTGGACGCCGGACACCGGCGCCCGCTGGCTGCCGCCCTCCTGGCTCGCCCCGCGCGTCGCCTCGCTGCCGAAAGGAGCGCCGGTCGGCAGCCTGGTCGGTACCGGTGACAGAGCCCTGTGCACCTTCGCGGTGGGCGAGCCCGTGCTCCCGGTGAGCATCGGCGAGGGAGTCGTCGAGGAGACCGGGGAGTTCAGCTGGTGGGTCGAGCACGAGGGCCCGTCCCTGCGCCTGCTCCTCGACCTGAGTCAGCGTCACTTCGCCGACGCCGTACGGGGCTGCGCCGCTTGGTGGGCCACGCTGCTGCCGCCGGTGGCCGTTCCGCCCGCCGCCTTCGAGCCGGTGTTCTGCACCTGGTACGCGCTGCACCTGGCGATGACCGCCGTCGACGTCGAGCGGCTCGCCGCCCTCGCCGCCCCGCTCGGCTTCGGCACCGTCATCGTGGACGACGGCTGGCAGACCGACGAGACCTCCCGCTCCTACGCCACCACGGGCGACTGGCAGCCCGCCCCGGCCGCCTTCCCCGACTTCGCCGGGCACGTCGCACGGGTGCGGGCGCTGGGCCTCAACTACCTGCTCTGGCATGCCGTTCCGTTCGCCGGAGACCGCAGCGCCGCCGTCGCGGAGCTGGCCGGGCACTCGCTCGCGCACCTGCCGCAGCTGGAGACGTACGTCCTCGACCCGCGCAGTGCCACCGTCCGGAGCCACCAGGTGGAGCGGCTGTCCGCGGCCGTGGAGAAGTACGGGGTGGACGGCCTCAAGGTGGACTTCATCGACACCTTCGCCCGCACGGCCGCCACGGCTGTCACCGCTGCCGCCTCGCCCGAGGCGGACTGCGCGACCGTTGCCGAGGGCGTGCAGAAGCTGCTCGCCGAGCTGGACCACCGGTTGCGGGCCGCCCGCCCCGAGGTGCTGATCGAGCACCGGCAGGACTATGTGGGGCCCGGCCTGCGGCCGTACGCGACCATGGTCCGGGCCACCGACTGCCCGCACAACACCGCCGAGAACCGCGCCCGCACGGCCGACCTGCGGCTCACCGCAGGGCCGCTCGCCGTACACGCCGACCCGCTGACCTGGCATCCGTCCGAGCGGCCCGAGCAGATCGCGGTGCTGCTGCTGTCGGTGCTCTTCGCGACCCCGCAGGTGTCGGTCGACCTGGGGGCGCAGCGCCACGAGCAGCTGGCCGCCCTGCGCTTCTGGCTCTCCGTCATGCGCGAGCACACCGATCTGCTCCAGTGCGGCGAGTTCCGCCCGCACCGCCCGGAACTCGCCTACCCCCTGATCGAGGCCCGGCACGGCCGGAGCCTGGCCTTCGGACGGTACGCGCCGGTGCCGGTGCCGGTCGGCGGGGACTGGGACGTGCTGCTGCTCGGCAACGCCGACGCGGACACCCTGGTCCGGCTCGCCTTCGACCGGCCGCCGGGCCCGCTGGCCGTGCTGGTCCAGGACTGCCTCGGCCGTACCGTCGCCGAGGCCGCCCCGACCGTGGACGGCCGGGAGCTCGCCCTGCACGTCCCGCTCGGCGGCCTGCTGACCCTGCGTCGGTAA
- a CDS encoding helix-turn-helix domain-containing protein: MAEVPELTLAFTPGASEREAERTVVGAALAPAEEPPGPDLADRIVRTALDCGWADDPRRAARHLGRLAAAKVAALAVPATALPAALVEAAGRHGVPLLTVSPDVPWSRVAQVVAEERLRETREHLAQLEQLLGHAREQGPEDRRIERLLGWLARTVGGRAVVRCGRHDSRPAEAWTLPTAVERTTTDIAEGGLRSAAIDDAGLHIRLHAIGRRRPYPVLAVGRTAPFDGRANALVTHAADLLVPLLQVDDGEADRRRLSEVAAALRVAVFQLLMGGEVTLAQRTAEGLAQGLLDAENARVYVLEGPAVERDRLALECAAATKGRALVVRCPAYDQHLIILAPLKQTPSASPDGWDTVGTTLRRLVADNPERFLGGSGPFPLSQTAGSYGDATRALAVARLQPARAALYAAESRLAEVLDPRAAAGWAAAVLRPLSTLPLGSQDQMLGTLHLGLEFPATSAGKILGVSRNTVRARLDRAAGLLGLDLSEVRARAVLHLALRVFDGEAPVPAEVDLPDVLAGEGARTWAAELLRRLAEDGRDLRATLLAWLVGNTSVEQTAGCLGLHPQTVREHLRSAERLLQRQLLSGGGGVYEVALAFAVLGELALPEC; encoded by the coding sequence TTGGCCGAAGTACCGGAGCTGACGCTGGCGTTCACACCAGGCGCGTCCGAGCGCGAAGCGGAACGCACGGTGGTGGGCGCCGCCCTCGCCCCGGCGGAGGAGCCGCCGGGCCCGGACCTCGCGGACCGGATCGTCCGCACCGCCCTGGACTGCGGCTGGGCGGACGATCCGCGGCGGGCCGCCCGCCACCTGGGCCGGCTCGCCGCCGCCAAGGTGGCGGCGCTGGCGGTCCCGGCCACTGCCCTCCCCGCGGCTCTCGTGGAGGCGGCCGGCCGGCACGGGGTGCCTTTGCTGACGGTGAGCCCGGACGTCCCCTGGTCGCGGGTCGCACAGGTCGTCGCCGAGGAGCGGCTGCGCGAGACTCGGGAGCACCTGGCCCAGCTGGAGCAACTGCTGGGCCACGCCCGGGAGCAGGGCCCGGAGGACCGGCGGATCGAGCGGCTGCTCGGCTGGCTGGCCCGCACGGTCGGTGGCAGGGCCGTGGTGCGCTGCGGGCGGCACGACAGCCGCCCGGCCGAGGCCTGGACGCTCCCGACCGCGGTCGAGCGCACGACCACCGACATCGCCGAGGGGGGGCTGCGCTCTGCGGCCATCGACGACGCGGGGCTGCACATCCGGCTGCACGCGATCGGGCGGCGCCGTCCGTACCCGGTCCTGGCCGTCGGGCGGACGGCGCCGTTCGACGGCCGCGCCAACGCCCTGGTCACCCATGCGGCCGACCTCCTCGTTCCCCTGCTGCAGGTCGACGACGGCGAGGCGGACCGGCGGCGGCTGTCCGAGGTCGCGGCCGCCCTGCGCGTCGCGGTGTTCCAGCTGCTGATGGGCGGTGAGGTGACGCTCGCGCAGCGGACCGCCGAGGGCCTGGCGCAGGGCCTGCTGGACGCCGAGAACGCGCGCGTCTACGTCCTGGAGGGGCCGGCGGTCGAGCGGGACCGGCTGGCCCTGGAGTGCGCAGCGGCGACCAAGGGCCGTGCGCTGGTGGTCCGTTGTCCTGCGTACGACCAGCACCTGATCATCCTGGCGCCCTTGAAGCAGACCCCTTCCGCGTCACCGGACGGCTGGGACACCGTCGGGACCACCCTTCGGCGGCTCGTCGCCGACAACCCGGAGCGCTTCCTGGGCGGCAGCGGCCCGTTCCCGCTGTCGCAGACCGCGGGTTCGTACGGCGACGCCACCCGCGCCCTGGCGGTGGCCCGTCTGCAGCCCGCGCGCGCGGCCCTCTACGCCGCCGAGAGCCGGCTGGCCGAGGTGCTCGACCCGCGGGCGGCCGCAGGCTGGGCCGCCGCCGTGCTGAGGCCGCTGAGCACCCTTCCCCTGGGCAGCCAGGACCAGATGCTCGGCACCCTGCACCTCGGGTTGGAGTTCCCCGCGACCAGCGCGGGCAAGATCCTCGGCGTCAGCCGCAACACCGTCCGGGCCAGGCTGGACCGCGCCGCCGGTCTGCTGGGCCTCGACCTCTCGGAGGTGCGCGCCCGCGCGGTGCTCCACCTGGCCCTGCGGGTCTTCGACGGCGAGGCACCGGTGCCGGCCGAGGTGGACCTGCCGGACGTGCTGGCCGGTGAGGGTGCCCGCACGTGGGCCGCCGAGCTGCTGCGCCGCCTGGCGGAGGACGGCCGCGACCTGCGGGCAACGCTGCTGGCGTGGCTCGTCGGGAACACCAGCGTGGAGCAGACCGCAGGCTGCCTCGGTCTGCACCCCCAGACCGTCCGGGAGCACCTGCGCAGTGCCGAACGCCTGCTCCAGCGCCAGCTGTTGTCCGGTGGCGGGGGCGTCTACGAGGTGGCGCTGGCCTTCGCCGTCCTGGGCGAGCTGGCGCTGCCCGAGTGCTAG
- a CDS encoding FAD-dependent monooxygenase, whose product MATVLIVGAGPTGLTLACSLARQGVQVRIVEKSPRFHRSSRGKALNARSLEVLADLGLGARLLASGRTHLRFRKYFAGEFVAETDPFADSRPTPDAPYDSGLFLPQWRVEELLREQLAEYGVKVELGVELVDLTQDEDGVTALLADGGRIAADYLVGCDGGRGPVRKRLGVAFEGTSDPEQAMVCGDVEVSGLDRDVWHQWFGPEGAVLLCPFEGTDMWQFQAVPERDAEGRLVEPSLESFQRLFDRYAGLPGIRLSNATWLSTWRVNVRMADRYRVGRVFLAGDAAHVHPIAGGLGMNTGIQDAWNLGWKLAYVLTGRSGPGLLDSYQEERLPIAAWTLDVTAAALTAVMESARTPGAGLHAARITDGSGLGIGYRWSTLSDDRLGGTLQAGDRAPDAPVLAADGTPVRLFDLYAGGHFTLLSFGCGLPDLDGPVRGFAVGAGPGSLTDLDGHARRAYGVSEDAVVLVRPDNHVALTVPAAEAGAVRAYLNALGH is encoded by the coding sequence ATGGCAACCGTGCTGATCGTGGGAGCGGGACCGACCGGGCTGACGCTGGCGTGCAGCCTCGCCCGGCAGGGCGTTCAGGTCCGCATCGTCGAGAAGTCACCCCGGTTCCACCGCAGTTCGCGGGGCAAGGCGCTCAACGCCCGCAGTCTGGAGGTGCTCGCCGACCTCGGGCTCGGTGCTCGGCTGCTCGCATCGGGCCGCACCCACCTGCGCTTCCGCAAGTACTTCGCCGGCGAGTTCGTCGCCGAGACCGACCCCTTCGCCGACTCCCGGCCCACCCCCGACGCCCCGTACGACAGCGGGCTGTTCCTCCCGCAGTGGCGGGTCGAGGAGCTGCTGAGGGAGCAGCTCGCCGAGTACGGCGTGAAGGTCGAACTCGGTGTCGAGCTGGTGGACCTCACCCAGGACGAGGACGGGGTGACGGCCCTGCTCGCGGACGGCGGCCGGATAGCCGCCGACTACCTGGTGGGCTGCGACGGCGGGCGCGGCCCGGTCCGCAAGCGGCTCGGCGTCGCCTTCGAGGGAACGAGTGACCCGGAGCAGGCCATGGTCTGCGGCGACGTCGAGGTCTCGGGCCTCGACCGGGACGTCTGGCACCAGTGGTTCGGTCCGGAGGGTGCAGTGCTGCTCTGCCCGTTCGAGGGCACCGACATGTGGCAGTTCCAGGCCGTCCCCGAGCGCGACGCCGAGGGCCGCCTGGTCGAGCCCTCGCTGGAGAGCTTCCAGCGGCTCTTCGACCGCTATGCCGGCCTGCCGGGCATCCGCCTGAGCAACGCGACCTGGCTCTCCACCTGGCGGGTCAACGTCCGGATGGCCGACCGCTACCGGGTCGGCCGGGTCTTCCTGGCCGGGGACGCCGCGCACGTCCACCCGATCGCGGGCGGCCTGGGCATGAACACCGGTATCCAGGACGCGTGGAACCTCGGCTGGAAGCTGGCCTACGTGCTCACCGGCCGCTCCGGGCCCGGCCTGCTGGACAGCTACCAGGAGGAACGCCTGCCGATCGCCGCCTGGACCCTCGACGTGACCGCCGCCGCCCTCACCGCCGTCATGGAGAGCGCCCGGACGCCGGGGGCCGGCCTGCACGCGGCCCGCATCACCGACGGCTCGGGGCTCGGCATCGGCTACCGCTGGAGCACCCTCTCGGACGACCGCCTCGGCGGCACCCTCCAGGCCGGCGACCGGGCACCGGACGCACCGGTCCTGGCCGCCGACGGCACGCCGGTCCGGCTCTTCGACCTCTACGCGGGCGGGCACTTCACCCTGCTGTCCTTCGGGTGCGGGCTTCCGGACCTCGACGGCCCGGTACGCGGCTTCGCCGTCGGCGCCGGTCCGGGGTCGCTCACCGACCTGGACGGCCACGCCCGCCGCGCGTACGGCGTCAGCGAGGACGCCGTGGTCCTGGTCCGGCCGGACAACCACGTCGCGCTGACCGTACCGGCGGCCGAGGCAGGGGCAGTCCGCGCCTACCTGAACGCACTCGGGCACTGA
- a CDS encoding TetR/AcrR family transcriptional regulator, translating to MNETGGLRTLKKERTRQAIADAAISLFLAKGFDQVSVAEIAARAEVSKPTLFRYFATKEELVLHRIADHQGEAGRVVRDRPAGMSPLESLERHYLDRLAEHDPVTGLCDHPQVLAFHRLIYETPSLSSHLLDYIAADTEALTEALAETLPGPSELTAGLLAAQFVTVRQVLGRTNWARLAGGQALDEAHRQAVADAGTAFALLRTGAARHGY from the coding sequence ATGAACGAGACCGGAGGTCTGCGGACCCTCAAGAAGGAACGCACCCGCCAGGCGATCGCCGACGCGGCGATCTCGCTCTTCCTGGCCAAGGGCTTCGACCAGGTCTCGGTGGCGGAGATCGCCGCTCGGGCCGAGGTGTCGAAGCCGACGCTCTTCCGCTACTTCGCCACCAAGGAGGAGCTGGTCCTGCACCGCATCGCCGACCACCAGGGCGAGGCGGGCCGGGTGGTCCGCGACCGCCCGGCCGGCATGTCCCCGCTGGAGTCCCTGGAGCGGCACTACCTCGACCGGCTGGCCGAGCACGACCCCGTCACGGGGTTGTGCGACCACCCGCAGGTGCTGGCGTTCCACCGGCTGATCTACGAGACCCCGAGCCTCTCCTCCCACCTGCTCGACTACATCGCCGCCGACACCGAAGCCCTGACCGAGGCGCTGGCCGAGACCCTGCCCGGCCCGTCGGAGCTGACGGCGGGGCTGCTGGCCGCCCAGTTCGTCACGGTCCGCCAGGTGCTGGGCCGCACCAACTGGGCCCGCCTGGCCGGCGGCCAGGCGCTGGACGAGGCCCACCGCCAGGCCGTCGCCGACGCGGGGACGGCCTTCGCCCTGCTGCGCACGGGAGCCGCCCGGCACGGGTACTGA